CCAGGCGGGGCAGCGCCCTGCTGGAGCACGTGCGCGGCCTGCGCGGGTACCTGCACGCGGCGACGCCCCGGGACATCCCGGACGCGGACCGGGAGATGGTGTTCTCGCGGTCGCTGCCCTACGCGGTGGTGCTGGGCGAGACGGAGCGGTGGCTGGCGGCGTTCGCGGGGAGCCGGTCGGGGCTGTACTGGTTCGGCGAGGCCGAGCAGGGCGGTGACCTGCGGCGGTTCGCCCAGCGCTTCCCGACCTTCCTGGGCGCCCTGGACGGCGTCCTGGCGCAGGCGGGGCACCTGAGGTCGCTGCGCCACTGATCGACATCACCCGATAGAGATCTTGCCCCCGATCGAACACCCGTTCGACAATTGACCCGTCCCGAGAACAACCCCGAACCCGCGTGAGGGGTGCGACAGCCGAAGCCGACCCGGTGCCCAAGCGCGTGGCTCCACCGGGAGGGTGGCTGGTAGGAGGGGCGGCGGTCCCGGGTGCGGCCGGGTCCGTCCGTGTCGTAGCGGTGGTCGGCCGGTCCGAACCCGGCCGGTTTGCGACGGGCGTACGAGGGCGGTGCGGCCGGCGGGTGACCTGCGGCCCGGGTGGCGGTTCGAACCCGTAGGCTGCGTTCATGGCGCTACCGGAACTGCACAGGTTCACGCTCCCCAACGGCCTGCGGGTGGTGTTCGCACCAGACCGCAGCGCCCCGGTCGTCGGGGTGAGCGTGCACTACGACGTGGGCTTCCGCTCCGAACCGGAGGGGCGGACGGGGTTCGCGCACCTCTTCGAGCACCTGATGTTCCAGGGCAGCGAGAGCCTGGAGAAGCTCGCGCACTTCCGGCACGTGCAGTCCTCGGGCGGCACGTTCAACGGCTCCACGCACCCCGACTACACCGACTACTACGAGGTGCTGCCGTCGGCGGCACTGGAGCGGGCGCTCTTCCTCGAAGCGGACCGCATGCGGGCGCCGAAGATCACCGAGGAGAACCTGCGCAACCAGATCGACGTGGTGAAGGAGGAGATCCGACTCAACGTCCTGAACCGGCCGTACGGGGGGTTCCCCTGGATCCTCCTGCCACCGGTCCTGTTCCAGACCTTCCCGAACGCGCACAACGGCTACGGCGACTTCACCGACCTGGAGAACGCCACCGTGGACGACTGCGCCGCGTTCTTCGACACCTACTACGCGCCGGGCAACGCCGTGCTGACGGTGGCGGGCGACTTCGACCACGAGGAGGCGAAGGCGCTCGTCGAGAAGCACTTCGGTGACGTGCCCGCCCGCCCGGTGCCGTCCCGGCCCTCGTTCGCCGAGGCGGCGCCGAGGGGCGAGGTGCGCGCCGAGCACACCGACCAGCACGCGCCGATGCCCGCCATCGCCTTGGGCTACCGCGTCCCGGACCCGGTGAACGAGGTGGAGGGCTACCTCGCCTACCTGGTCCTGGCCGGAGTGCTGACCGACGGCGACGGGTCGCGGCTGCAGCAGCGGCTGGTGCACCGCGACGGCATCGTGGTGGACGTCGGCGCCGGGTGCGGTCTGTTCGGGCCGCTGGAGGCGCGCGACCCCGACACGTTCAGCATCACCGCGATCCACCCGTCGGAGGTGACCGCCGAGCAGGTCATCGCGGCGGTGGACGAGGAGCTGCTGCGGTTGGCCGAGGAGGGTCCGACCGCGCAGGAGCTGGCGAAGGTCACCGCGCGGTGGGTGTCGACCATGCACCGCGAGCACGACCGGCTGACCAGCCGGACGCTGGGCCTCGGGTCGGCCGAACTGCTGTTCGGGCGGGCCGAGCTGCTGTACGAGCTGCCGGAGAAGCTGTCCGGCATCACCACCGACGAGGTCGCCGCGGCGGCCAAGGCGCTGCGGCCGGACTCGCGCGCCGTCCTGATCCTCAACCCGGCAAGTGGAGGTAACGAGTGAGCGCCCCGACCAAGCACCGCAGCGCCGAGGAGATCGGCCGTACGGCGCTCGGGCCTCGCCCGTTCCCGGAGCTGGGCGAGCAGCGGGCGGCGGCCGACCTGGACAGCGTGGACACGACGCTGGCCAACGGCCTGCGGGTGATCGCGGTGCGCCGGTCCTCGGTGCCGCTGGTGGAGCTGCGGCTGCGGATCCCGTTCGCGGACCCGGCCACGTCGAGCACCGGCTCGGCGCACGCGGCGCGCGCCGAGGTGCTGGCGAACACGGTGCTGACCGGCACCGCCACCCGCAGCCGGGTGGACGTCGACACCGAGCTGGCGCTGGTCGGCGGCGAGCTGGACGCGGTGGTGGACCCGGAGCGGCTGGCCTTCTCCGGCAACGCGCTGGTGACCGGCCTCGACACGCTGCTGGACGTGCTGCGGGACGCGCTGACCGGGGCGACATACCCGAACGAGGAGGTCGAGCGGGAGCGCGGCCGGCTGGTCGAGCGCATCCGGCTGGCGCGGTCGCAGCCGAACGTGATCGCGCGGGAGGCGTTGCAGCGCCACCTGTACGGCGACCACCCGTTCGCCAAGGAGATGCCCGAGGCGGACGAGGTCGCGGTCGTGACGCGGGACGACGTGCGGGCGCTGCACGCGGCGGCCGTCCTGCCGCGCGGGGCGGTGCTGGTGGTCGTCGGCGACCTGGCGCCGGACGCGGCGGTGCGCGCGGTCGAGGGCGCGCTGGGCGGCTGGACCGGCGAGGGCACCGCGGTGGCGCTGTCGCCGCTGCCGGTGGTGCGCGGCGGCGACCTGCTGCTGGTGCACCGGCAGGGTGCCGTGCAGTCGCAGATCCGGCTGGCCGCGCGCGGCCTGGAGCGCACCGACGAGCGGTACCCGGCGCTGCAGCTGGCGAACCTGGTGTACGGCGGGTTCTTCTCCTCCCGGCTGGTGGAGAACATCCGCGAGGACAAGGGCTACACCTACCACGCGCGGTCGCACCCGGAGTTCACGCCGGGCGGTGCCACGCT
This portion of the Saccharothrix syringae genome encodes:
- a CDS encoding M16 family metallopeptidase codes for the protein MALPELHRFTLPNGLRVVFAPDRSAPVVGVSVHYDVGFRSEPEGRTGFAHLFEHLMFQGSESLEKLAHFRHVQSSGGTFNGSTHPDYTDYYEVLPSAALERALFLEADRMRAPKITEENLRNQIDVVKEEIRLNVLNRPYGGFPWILLPPVLFQTFPNAHNGYGDFTDLENATVDDCAAFFDTYYAPGNAVLTVAGDFDHEEAKALVEKHFGDVPARPVPSRPSFAEAAPRGEVRAEHTDQHAPMPAIALGYRVPDPVNEVEGYLAYLVLAGVLTDGDGSRLQQRLVHRDGIVVDVGAGCGLFGPLEARDPDTFSITAIHPSEVTAEQVIAAVDEELLRLAEEGPTAQELAKVTARWVSTMHREHDRLTSRTLGLGSAELLFGRAELLYELPEKLSGITTDEVAAAAKALRPDSRAVLILNPASGGNE
- a CDS encoding M16 family metallopeptidase — its product is MSAPTKHRSAEEIGRTALGPRPFPELGEQRAAADLDSVDTTLANGLRVIAVRRSSVPLVELRLRIPFADPATSSTGSAHAARAEVLANTVLTGTATRSRVDVDTELALVGGELDAVVDPERLAFSGNALVTGLDTLLDVLRDALTGATYPNEEVERERGRLVERIRLARSQPNVIAREALQRHLYGDHPFAKEMPEADEVAVVTRDDVRALHAAAVLPRGAVLVVVGDLAPDAAVRAVEGALGGWTGEGTAVALSPLPVVRGGDLLLVHRQGAVQSQIRLAARGLERTDERYPALQLANLVYGGFFSSRLVENIREDKGYTYHARSHPEFTPGGATLLVDADTASEVTAAALLETRYELARMGLVPPTEAEVDTTRRYAIGSLLTSTSSQGGLASFLVNLAGLGLGVDWFLGHPERLAAVTVEQVAEVALEFFAPSAFTGVVVGDAEQLSPKLRALGGVTLP